TTCGCGGTCATCATCATCTCGGTGCTGCTGGCCGCCACCACCGGCATGGTCGGCGCGTCGCTGGCGGTAATGGGTGTGCTGGCCCTGCCGGCGATGATGGCCTATGGCTATCGCAAGGAAACCAGCACCGGCGCCATCGCCGCCGGCGGCAGCCTGGGCATTCTGATCCCGCCCAGCATCATGCTGGTGGTGATGGGCGGCTATGCCTCGCTCTCGGTTGGCAAGCTGTTCGCGGCCGCCCTGATCCCCGGGCTGCTGCTGGCGGTGTGCTATGCGCTTTATGCCGGTATCCTGTGCTGGATCCGCCCGGAATACGGCCCGCCGGTCTCGCCCGAGGAACGCGCGCAGACCTCCACCGGCCGCCTGCTGCTGATGCTGCTGAAGGAAGTGGCGCCGACCATGCTGCTGATCCTGGGCGTGCTCGGCTCGATCTTCGCCGGCATCGCCACGGTCACGGAGGCCGCATCGATCGGCGCCCTGATCGCGCTTCTGATCATCATCGCCTATGGCCGGTTCAACTTGCGGATGCTGAAGGTCGCGGTGCTGGAAACCGGCGTCACCACCGCGATGGTGATGTTCGTGGCCATCGGCGCCACCGCCTTCACGGGCATCTTCGTCGCCGGCGGCGGCATGGGCGTGGTGCAGTCGTTCTTCAATGATCTTGAGATCGGCCGCTGGGGCACGTTCGCGCTGCTGATGTTCGCGGTGTTCATCGCCGGGATGTTCCTCGACTGGCTGGGCGTGATCCTGATCTGCTTCCCGATCTTCCTGCCGATCGCGGCCACGCTGGGCTTCGACAAGCTGTGGTTCGTGATGATGATCGCGATCTGCCTGCAGACCTCGTTCCTGACGCCCCCGGTCGGTTATGCGCTGTTCTATCTGAAGGGCGTGGCGCCCCCCGGCATCACCACCATGCACATCTATCGCGGCGTCGTGCCCTTCGTGCTGATCATCCTTGGCGTGATCGGGCTGTGCGCCGTCTTCCCCGGCATCGTCACCTGGCTGCCCGGCCGGATCGGCTGATGCCGTCGCACCGACACCAACGATAAAGCCGTCCACAACAAGTCCACAACAAATGGACGCCTCGGAGGAAACACCCCATGTCGACCACCATCAGCCGCGGCCTCGGGCTGCTGCTCGGCGCCACGGCGCTCACCCTCTCGGCCGGCGCCGCCATGGCGCAGACCACCATGCAGATGACCACCACCTGGACCAGCGGCATCAACCTGATCGAAGGCGACAAGAAATTCGTCGAGATCGCCAACAAGCTGACCGGAGATGACCTGAAGATCCAGTTCTTCGAGGGTAACACGCTGGTGCCATCCACCCAGGTCTTTGATGCGGTGCAGAGCAACACGATCAGTGCCTCGGCCGACTGGCCCGGATACTGGGCGGGCAAGGATTCGGCGTTCGGCCTGCTTGGCAGCTATCCCATGCTGTTCACCGCCGCCGACTATATCCTGTGGACCCAGCAATGGGGCGGCTTCGATGCCTTCCAGGAAGCCTACGGCAAGTTCGGCATGGTCTATCTGCCCTATGCCGTGGTGTCGATGGAATCCGGCTTGCGCGCCAAGAGCCCGATCCCGACCCTCGACGACATGAACGGCAAACGCATCCGCATGTCGGGCCGCGCGCAGGGCGAGATCCTGAAGCGTCTGGGCGCCGCCCAGACCCAGATCGCCGGCGGCGAGGTCTATCAGGCGCTGGAGCGCGGCGTGGTCGATGCCGCCGAATTCTCTGGCCCCGGCGTCGATTTCGGCATGGGACTTCAAGAGGTCACGCAATACTGGATGACGCCGGGCTGGCATCAGCCGGGCTCGATGACCGGCGTGATGATCAACAAGGACTTCTGGGACAAGCTGCCCAAGGACGTTCAGGAGAAGTTGAAGATCGCCGCCGACGCCACTCTCACCTGGTCGCTGGGCTATTTCGAACATGATGCCGTGGCGGCGGTGCGCAAGTTCAAGAAAAGTGGCACCGAGGTCGTACAACTGCCCGACGCCGACGTCGCCCGGCTTCAGGAGATTTCCAATCAGGCTCTGGTCGAGGAGGCCTGCGCCAATCCGCTCTTCGCCAAGATCGCCGCATCGCAGGTGACGTTCATGGCCGATTATGCCGAATGGCGCGGCATGGCGGGTGAATTCGCCATGGGACGCAACCTGAAGACGCTGCCGGATGTCGACAAGCTGAAGTCCTGCGCGGGCTGACACGCCACCCCCGCGGGGGTATCTGAACGGCTGCCCACCGGCCACCCGCTCGTGCTGCGAGCGGGTGGCCGGATCAGATGGGCCGCCGGTTCTTCGCGTATGTGAAAGGGTGCAGATGCCTGCGTCTTCAAGGCCCGCCGTCGTGCTTCCCGAGGTTCAGGCGGCCGGCGGCCTGACCATCGATCTGCTGTTCGCCCGCCAGTGCCGCCGCACGCCCGACGTCCCGGCCCTGGCCGACGCGCATGGCGGCGTGTGTCACAGCTACGCGACCCTGGCCGACCGTGTCGCGCGTCTGGCCGGCTGGCTGACCGGCGCGGCCGGGCTGAAACATGGCGACCGGTTTGCCGTGCTGTCCGAGAACCGCTCCGAATATGTCGAGCTGCTGCTGGCCGCTGCCGCCACCGGCACCATCCTGTCGGCGCTGAACTGGCGGCTCGCGGTGCCGGAGGTGGCCCATTGCCTGGGGCTGGTTGAGCCTGCCCTGGTGGTGGCGAGCCCGCGCCACACGGCACTTCTGGACGCGGCAACCGCCGATATGGCCGCCATCCGCCGGCTGGAGTTCGGCCCGGAATTCGAGGCGATCGCAACCGGCGGCCCGGTTCCGGAGCTGCCCTCGGTGACCTCACCCGAGGACGGGCTGGTGATCCTGTACACCAGCGGCACCACCGGCAATCCCAAGGGTGCGCTGATCAGCCATCGCGCCGAGATTGCCCGCACGGGGGTGATGGCGATCGATCATCATCTATCGCCCGGCCGCGGTTTCGTCGCCTGGGCACCGCTGTTCCACATGGTCTCGACCGACCAGGTGCTGGCAACCCTGACCCGCGGCGGCAAGGTCACCGTGGTCGACGGCTATGATCCGCAGGCGATCGTCCGGGTCGTGGCCCGCGAGCCGATCGGCTGGCTGGTGCTGATGCCGGGCATGATCGAGGATTTTCTCACCCACTGGCAGGCGGCCGGCCAGATCTCGCCGGATGTGATGATCATCGGCTGCATGGCCGATCTGGTGCCGCTGGCCCAGATCCAGGCGGTGACGCGCGCCTTGAACGCCCCTTATGTCAACAGCTTCGGGTCGACCGAAACTGGCGCCGCCCCGGCCTCCGCCTCGGTGATCGGCGTGGGCGAGATGCCACAGGGGCTATCAAAACGGCAGAGCGCGCTCTGCGCGCTGCGGCTGGTCGATGCCGACGACAACGAGGTGCCGGACGGCGAACCCGGCGAGGTGGCGTTGCGCTCGCCGGCGCTGTTCTCCGGCTATTGGAACAATCCGGAGGCGACCGCGGCCGATTTCCGCGGTGGCTGGTTCCATATGGGCGACATGTTCGTCCGCAATCCCGATGGCAGCCTCGATTTCGTCGACCGGCGCAAATATCTGATCAAATCCGGCGGCGAGAACGTGTATCCGGCCGAAATCGAACGCCTGATCCTGTCGCTGTCGGCGGTGCGCGAGGCGGTGGTGGTCCGCACGCCCGATGCGCGCTGGGGCGAAGTGCCGGTGGCGGTGGTGGCGGCCAGTCCCGACATCACGGCCTGCGACATCATGGCGCGGCTGAACGGCAGCCTCGCGCGCTACAAGCTGCCCAAGGCGGTGGTGTTCATCGATTACGAGGAATTCCCGCGCTCGACCACCGGCAAGATCAAGCGCCACGACGTCGAAGCCCTGCTGGCCGCCCGTGGATTGTTGAAGGGCGCATGACCGCGCCGATCAGGAGCGAATGACATGAGCGACACACCTGCCGATGCCGGCTTCGTCGACGGCTTCGCCGAGGGCGCCGTGCTGCTGGAACGCCGCGGCCCTGTCGCCTGGGTGCGGATGAACATGCCCGATCGGCGCAACGCCCTGGGCCTGGACCTCACCGCCGGCCTCATCCGCGCGCTCGACGCGGTCGAGGCCGATGCCGGCTTCCGGGTGATGGTGATCACCGGCAGCGGCAAGGCATTCTCGGCCGGCGGCGATCTGGCCCTGTTCAAGGGACTGGTCGGCGGCGACGATCTGGACGGGTTCGACCGCTATCTTGAACGCGGCCGCGCGATGTTCACCCGCATCGAACAGTTCCGCCGGCCGGTGATCGCCGCGGTCAACGGCGTCACGGTCGCGGGCGGACTGGAGCTGATGCTGACCGCCGATCTGGTCTATGCGGCGGCGAGCGCGCGCATCGGCGATGGCCATGTGAAGTTCGGGGTCATCCCCGGCGGCGGCTCCACCGCGCGGCTGTCGCGGCGGCTGCCGTTCAACGTGGCAAGCGATCTGCTGCTGACCGGGCGGCTGGCCGATCCGGTGGAACTGGCGGCCCATGGTCTGATCAATGCCGTGCTGCCCGGCGACCAGCTTGAAGCCCATGTCCAGCAGACGGCGCTGCACATCGCCGGCCACAGCACCGACGGTCTGGCGCGGATCAAGGCGCTTCATGCCCGAGCCCGTGATCGCGGGCTCGATGATGCGCTGGCGACCGAGGTGCGGGCGCTGCTCGACTATGCCCGCGGCCCCGATCTGCTGGAAGGTCTGACCGCCTTTGTCGAGAAGCGCGCGCCGCGCTTCACCTGAGGCCATCGGGGCGGCTACTCTGGCGGCCGCGTCGGGCTTGTCGGTCGGGCACGCCGCGTGTTCCGTCAGCGATCGCCCCTGTCTAGGTCTCCGGATGTCCGCCCCCACAACCCCCCGCCCTGCCGCGCCCATGCGCGGCAGGCAACGGGTCTCGCCGTTCTCACCCGGTGCCCCCGTCCAGCCATTGTGGAAGCCGTTCATCGCCTTTCTGGTGCCGATGGTGGCGAGCAATCTGTTGCAGGGCCTGTCGGGCAGCCTGAACAACATCTATGTCGGCCAGATGCTGGGGGTCAGCGCCCTTGCCGCGGTGACGTCGTTCTTTCCCATGCTGTTCTTCATGATCTCGCTGATCATCGGCATCGGCGCCGGTGCCTCGATCCTGATCGGCCAGGCCTTCGGTGCCGGTGATGCCAGCCGGATCAAGGCGATCGCCGCCACCTCGCTGACCGTGGTATTGATCATGGGCGTGCTGGTCGCCATTTTCGGCGGCATGCTGACCCGGTCTCTGCTCACCCTGCTGGGCACGCCGCCCGACGTGCTGCCCGACGCCATCGCCTATGCCCGGATCATGCTGATCGCGGCGCCCGGGGTTTTCGTGTTCCTGCTGGCCACATCGATGCTGCGTGGTGTCGGCGATACCATTACGCCGCTAAAGACGCTGGGGCTGTCGACCGTGATCGGCATGATCCTGACACCTGCCTTGATCGGCGGCTGGATCGGCCTGCCGCCCGCCGGCGTTACCGGCGGCGCCTGGGGTTCGGTGATCTCGATGACCATCGCCATGACCTGGATGACCGCTCATCTCAGGCGCAGCAACCATCCGCTGGCACCCGACCGGGTGTTTCTGAAGGCGATGGGCATCGACCGGGTGCTGCTGGGCCGGGTGCTGCGCATCGGCCTGCCGACCGGCGTGATGCTGGTGCTGATCTCGACCTCGGAAATCCTGATCCTGTCGCTGGTCAACCGCTTCGGATCGGATGCGACGGCGTCTTATGGCGCCATCACCCAGGTGATCAATTACGTCCAGTTTCCAGCCATCTCGATCGGCATCACCGCCTCGATCTTCGGAGCGCAGGCGATCGGCGCCGGCCGCACCGACCGGCTGCCCGCCATCCTGCGCACGGCGCTGATGCTCAACCTGCTGCTCACCGGCTCGCTGGTGGTGCTGGTCTATATCTTCACCGGCCCGCTGCTCGGCCTGTTTCTGGCCGATCCGGCGGTGGTGGCGCGGGCGCGCGGCCTGCTGCACATCGTGGTCTGGGCGCTGGTGATCTATGGCATGGGCATGGCCACATCCAGCCTGATGCGCGCCAGCGGCGACGTGCTGGTGCCAACCGCCATTTCGGGCACCGCCATCCTGCTGATCGGCCTGCCGATCGGCTGGTATCTCTCAGGGCCCATGGGGCTTGAGGGCGTGTGGATGTCCTATCCGATCGCCTTCTGCCTGCTGGCCGCAGGACAGGCCGCCTACTATCACCTTGTCTGGAAGCGCCGGCCGATCCGCAGACTGGTCTGACCGCCGGCCGGCCCCCCGTATTGACGCCGGCGCCTCCGCGCACCAGTTCTTCAGGCATGATCGTCCATCCTGACCCTCTGCCGGCGCCCGGCCTCAGCCGCCGCCGGCTCTTCGCCGCTGGCGCGCTGACCGTGGGCGTGATGTCGCTGCCGCGCCCGCTGCGGGCGGCGATCGGCACAGCCGCGGCCCCGTTCGACGCGGCGGCGCGCGACCGCCTGATCGATCAGGCCCGCAGCTTTCCCACCCTGCACAGCCTGATCCTGGCGCAGGGCGAGGAGGTGCTGATCGATCACGCCCTGCGCGGCCCCACGACCGATCGGCCGGTGAACGTCAAATCGCTATCCAAGACCGTGATCGCGTTGCTGGTCGGCATCGCCATCGACCGGGGCGTGCTGACCGGCACCGATCAGCGCGTGGCCGATCTGCTGGGTGATCAGATGCCGGCCGATCCCGACCCTCGGCTTGCACACCTGACCATCGGCCATCTGCTGTCGATGCGGGCCGGGCTGGAGCGGACATCCGGGCCGAATTACGGCCGCTGGGTGCAAAGCGGCAACTGGGTGCGGTTCGCGCTCGCCCGCGACTTCGTCGACGAACCGGGCGGGCGCATGCTCTATTCCACCGGCAACACCCATCTGCTGTCGGCAATCCTGACGAAAGCCGCCCGGCGCAGCACGTTTGCACTCGCCCGCGACTGGCTGGGCGATCCGCTCGACATCACCATCCCGCCCTGGCCGACCGACCCGCAGGGGATCTATTTCGGCGGCAATCAGATGCTGCTGTCACCACGCGCGGTGCTGGCCATCGGCCAGATGGTCCGGCGTGGCGGCACCACCGCCGATGGCAACCGCGTGGTGTCGGCCGACTGGATCGCCACAAGCTGGCAGCCGCGCGCCACCTCTCCCTATACCGGCGATGCCTATGGCTATGGCTGGTTCATGCGCGAGGTCGGCGGCCTGACCGGCCATTACGGCTGGGGCTATGGCGGCCAGATGCTGTATGTGGTGCCCGATATCGGCCTTGTGGCGGTGGTGACGTCGGATGACGACGTGCCATCGGGCCGCACCGGCTATGTCCGCGAGTTGCACGGGCTGATCGGCGATGCGGTCACCGCCATCGCCTGACGCCCCACAGCGGCCATGTGCGAAAATCGATCATCGAGATTGATAATCACTCGCATGCCACATACCCTGC
The genomic region above belongs to Tistrella bauzanensis and contains:
- a CDS encoding TRAP transporter large permease, whose amino-acid sequence is MTLSPELFTILMFAGLLAGLLLGHPLAFVLGGLAVLFAAIGPGIQAFGIVINRVWGLADSYVMVAIPIFVFMARLLSDSGITDRLFHTLRLLFGPIPGGLNFAVIIISVLLAATTGMVGASLAVMGVLALPAMMAYGYRKETSTGAIAAGGSLGILIPPSIMLVVMGGYASLSVGKLFAAALIPGLLLAVCYALYAGILCWIRPEYGPPVSPEERAQTSTGRLLLMLLKEVAPTMLLILGVLGSIFAGIATVTEAASIGALIALLIIIAYGRFNLRMLKVAVLETGVTTAMVMFVAIGATAFTGIFVAGGGMGVVQSFFNDLEIGRWGTFALLMFAVFIAGMFLDWLGVILICFPIFLPIAATLGFDKLWFVMMIAICLQTSFLTPPVGYALFYLKGVAPPGITTMHIYRGVVPFVLIILGVIGLCAVFPGIVTWLPGRIG
- the dctP gene encoding TRAP transporter substrate-binding protein DctP, which gives rise to MSTTISRGLGLLLGATALTLSAGAAMAQTTMQMTTTWTSGINLIEGDKKFVEIANKLTGDDLKIQFFEGNTLVPSTQVFDAVQSNTISASADWPGYWAGKDSAFGLLGSYPMLFTAADYILWTQQWGGFDAFQEAYGKFGMVYLPYAVVSMESGLRAKSPIPTLDDMNGKRIRMSGRAQGEILKRLGAAQTQIAGGEVYQALERGVVDAAEFSGPGVDFGMGLQEVTQYWMTPGWHQPGSMTGVMINKDFWDKLPKDVQEKLKIAADATLTWSLGYFEHDAVAAVRKFKKSGTEVVQLPDADVARLQEISNQALVEEACANPLFAKIAASQVTFMADYAEWRGMAGEFAMGRNLKTLPDVDKLKSCAG
- a CDS encoding class I adenylate-forming enzyme family protein; this encodes MPASSRPAVVLPEVQAAGGLTIDLLFARQCRRTPDVPALADAHGGVCHSYATLADRVARLAGWLTGAAGLKHGDRFAVLSENRSEYVELLLAAAATGTILSALNWRLAVPEVAHCLGLVEPALVVASPRHTALLDAATADMAAIRRLEFGPEFEAIATGGPVPELPSVTSPEDGLVILYTSGTTGNPKGALISHRAEIARTGVMAIDHHLSPGRGFVAWAPLFHMVSTDQVLATLTRGGKVTVVDGYDPQAIVRVVAREPIGWLVLMPGMIEDFLTHWQAAGQISPDVMIIGCMADLVPLAQIQAVTRALNAPYVNSFGSTETGAAPASASVIGVGEMPQGLSKRQSALCALRLVDADDNEVPDGEPGEVALRSPALFSGYWNNPEATAADFRGGWFHMGDMFVRNPDGSLDFVDRRKYLIKSGGENVYPAEIERLILSLSAVREAVVVRTPDARWGEVPVAVVAASPDITACDIMARLNGSLARYKLPKAVVFIDYEEFPRSTTGKIKRHDVEALLAARGLLKGA
- a CDS encoding enoyl-CoA hydratase/isomerase family protein — translated: MSDTPADAGFVDGFAEGAVLLERRGPVAWVRMNMPDRRNALGLDLTAGLIRALDAVEADAGFRVMVITGSGKAFSAGGDLALFKGLVGGDDLDGFDRYLERGRAMFTRIEQFRRPVIAAVNGVTVAGGLELMLTADLVYAAASARIGDGHVKFGVIPGGGSTARLSRRLPFNVASDLLLTGRLADPVELAAHGLINAVLPGDQLEAHVQQTALHIAGHSTDGLARIKALHARARDRGLDDALATEVRALLDYARGPDLLEGLTAFVEKRAPRFT
- a CDS encoding MATE family efflux transporter yields the protein MRGRQRVSPFSPGAPVQPLWKPFIAFLVPMVASNLLQGLSGSLNNIYVGQMLGVSALAAVTSFFPMLFFMISLIIGIGAGASILIGQAFGAGDASRIKAIAATSLTVVLIMGVLVAIFGGMLTRSLLTLLGTPPDVLPDAIAYARIMLIAAPGVFVFLLATSMLRGVGDTITPLKTLGLSTVIGMILTPALIGGWIGLPPAGVTGGAWGSVISMTIAMTWMTAHLRRSNHPLAPDRVFLKAMGIDRVLLGRVLRIGLPTGVMLVLISTSEILILSLVNRFGSDATASYGAITQVINYVQFPAISIGITASIFGAQAIGAGRTDRLPAILRTALMLNLLLTGSLVVLVYIFTGPLLGLFLADPAVVARARGLLHIVVWALVIYGMGMATSSLMRASGDVLVPTAISGTAILLIGLPIGWYLSGPMGLEGVWMSYPIAFCLLAAGQAAYYHLVWKRRPIRRLV
- a CDS encoding serine hydrolase domain-containing protein, with translation MIVHPDPLPAPGLSRRRLFAAGALTVGVMSLPRPLRAAIGTAAAPFDAAARDRLIDQARSFPTLHSLILAQGEEVLIDHALRGPTTDRPVNVKSLSKTVIALLVGIAIDRGVLTGTDQRVADLLGDQMPADPDPRLAHLTIGHLLSMRAGLERTSGPNYGRWVQSGNWVRFALARDFVDEPGGRMLYSTGNTHLLSAILTKAARRSTFALARDWLGDPLDITIPPWPTDPQGIYFGGNQMLLSPRAVLAIGQMVRRGGTTADGNRVVSADWIATSWQPRATSPYTGDAYGYGWFMREVGGLTGHYGWGYGGQMLYVVPDIGLVAVVTSDDDVPSGRTGYVRELHGLIGDAVTAIA